A single region of the Geobacillus subterraneus genome encodes:
- a CDS encoding conserved virulence factor C family protein: MRIQAIEPTPSPNTMKILLDEELPSGMRHNYKPDNIGEAPPLIQALMRIDGVKGIYHVADFLAIERHPKYDWRDILAKVREVFGEEADDEAEAKPKVNEHFGEVKVFVQMLYGLPMQVKLIDGEREHRVGLPQPFVDAVIEAQKYAGNIVLERKWVEKGVRYGTFEEIGREVVDELSAAYPPERLERIVNMFRRGEQEKTAQKRPGIKVTSEMLDDPDWRKRYAALEQMAEPTEDDIPVLAKALKDEKMAIRRLATAYFGMIGGKQVLPYLYEALKDPAVAVRRTAGDCLSDIGDPEAIPAMMEALKDESKLVRWRAAMFLYEVGDESALPALKAAENDPEFEVSLQVKMAIERIEGGEEAKGSVWKQMTESRKKESKTGE, from the coding sequence TTGCGCATTCAAGCGATTGAACCGACGCCAAGCCCGAACACGATGAAAATCTTGCTTGATGAAGAATTGCCTTCCGGCATGCGCCATAACTACAAACCGGACAACATCGGCGAAGCGCCGCCGCTCATTCAAGCGTTGATGCGCATTGATGGAGTGAAAGGCATTTACCATGTCGCTGACTTTTTGGCGATTGAGCGCCATCCGAAATACGACTGGCGCGACATTTTGGCGAAAGTGCGTGAAGTGTTCGGCGAAGAAGCGGATGACGAAGCTGAGGCAAAGCCGAAGGTGAATGAACATTTCGGCGAAGTGAAAGTGTTCGTGCAAATGTTGTACGGCCTGCCGATGCAAGTGAAGCTGATCGATGGGGAGCGCGAGCATCGTGTCGGGCTGCCGCAGCCGTTTGTTGACGCGGTCATTGAAGCGCAAAAGTACGCCGGCAACATTGTTCTTGAACGCAAATGGGTGGAAAAAGGGGTGCGCTACGGCACATTTGAAGAAATTGGCCGCGAAGTGGTGGATGAGCTGTCGGCTGCCTATCCGCCCGAGCGGCTCGAGCGGATCGTCAACATGTTCCGCCGCGGCGAGCAGGAAAAAACGGCGCAGAAGCGGCCAGGCATCAAAGTGACGAGCGAGATGCTCGACGATCCGGACTGGCGCAAACGGTACGCCGCGCTCGAGCAAATGGCGGAGCCGACGGAAGATGACATCCCGGTGCTGGCCAAAGCGTTGAAAGATGAAAAAATGGCCATCCGCCGCCTAGCGACCGCGTATTTCGGCATGATCGGCGGCAAACAGGTGCTGCCGTATTTGTATGAGGCGCTGAAAGACCCGGCAGTTGCGGTCCGCCGCACGGCCGGCGACTGTTTGTCCGACATCGGCGACCCGGAAGCCATTCCGGCGATGATGGAAGCGTTAAAGGACGAAAGCAAGCTCGTCCGCTGGCGCGCGGCTATGTTTTTGTACGAAGTCGGCGATGAATCGGCGCTTCCGGCGTTAAAAGCGGCGGAAAACGATCCGGAATTTGAAGTCAGCTTGCAAGTGAAAATGGCCATTGAACGGATCGAGGGCGGTGAAGAGGCGAAAGGCTCGGTTTGGAAACAAATGACCGAAAGCCGGAAAAAAGAAAGCAAGACAGGAGAATAA
- a CDS encoding DUF4183 domain-containing protein translates to MALQLIKLFVAATTTTEAAPSTTRFFYITTAETAEGATLTIDAASFLQDDGSQATELPTLATNNSYFNVYVNGVLQMADISTYTPGATGVGSLAITVPTGSGSIPANTPIVLEIVQFAPTSNTTVTT, encoded by the coding sequence ATGGCTTTACAATTAATTAAGCTGTTTGTCGCCGCAACTACCACAACAGAAGCGGCACCAAGCACCACGAGATTTTTCTATATCACGACAGCTGAAACAGCAGAAGGAGCAACATTGACCATCGATGCGGCCAGCTTTTTGCAGGATGATGGCAGCCAAGCGACGGAATTGCCGACACTAGCAACCAATAATAGCTACTTTAATGTATATGTTAACGGCGTTTTGCAAATGGCAGACATTTCCACATACACCCCGGGAGCAACCGGCGTTGGGTCGTTAGCCATTACCGTTCCGACCGGAAGTGGATCCATTCCAGCAAATACCCCTATTGTGCTCGAAATTGTCCAATTCGCTCCGACCTCCAACACAACCGTGACGACCTAA
- a CDS encoding DUF4183 domain-containing protein: protein MKRASSSEKHVIAVPKIYDWTHAVLTVPLHMVLHFPPRVLSAETYQYNAVSDGIKMVYTNDDELKEYGDRGILDPKNVSWVNLFINGVLQPEKLYDVAEGKLTLKTTDPPPKGAPIILQFITIKMGF from the coding sequence ATGAAACGAGCCTCTTCATCAGAAAAACATGTGATTGCCGTTCCAAAAATATACGATTGGACTCATGCGGTACTGACCGTTCCTCTTCATATGGTGCTCCACTTTCCTCCACGCGTTTTGTCGGCGGAAACGTACCAGTACAACGCGGTATCGGATGGGATCAAAATGGTGTATACGAATGACGATGAATTGAAGGAGTATGGTGATCGTGGCATTTTAGACCCAAAAAACGTATCATGGGTCAACTTGTTTATTAACGGAGTGTTGCAGCCGGAAAAACTGTATGACGTTGCGGAAGGAAAATTGACGTTAAAAACAACGGATCCGCCGCCGAAAGGAGCGCCGATCATTCTCCAATTTATCACTATCAAAATGGGGTTTTGA
- a CDS encoding NUDIX hydrolase — MGYIEELRKMVGTRPVILVGVGVAVIDDGGRILLQKRRDGRWGIPGGLLELGESTEEAGRREVLEETGLEIGELELIDVFSGKKYFVQLPNGDQYYPVTVVYRTRDIRGGELKEDGEESLEVKFFPLHALPNELSPLFQDLIEHYFVR; from the coding sequence ATGGGATACATTGAAGAACTGCGAAAAATGGTCGGAACCCGGCCGGTCATTTTAGTCGGCGTCGGCGTCGCTGTCATTGATGATGGTGGACGGATTTTGCTGCAAAAGCGCCGCGACGGACGGTGGGGAATCCCCGGCGGCTTGTTGGAGCTCGGCGAATCGACAGAGGAAGCAGGCCGGCGGGAAGTGTTGGAAGAAACCGGCCTTGAAATCGGTGAACTTGAATTGATCGATGTGTTTTCTGGCAAAAAATATTTTGTTCAGCTGCCAAACGGCGACCAATATTATCCGGTGACCGTGGTGTACCGCACCCGCGATATCCGCGGCGGCGAGCTGAAAGAAGACGGAGAAGAATCGCTTGAGGTAAAATTTTTCCCTCTTCATGCATTGCCAAACGAGCTCTCTCCGCTCTTTCAAGACCTTATCGAGCATTATTTCGTCCGTTGA
- a CDS encoding BrxA/BrxB family bacilliredoxin: MSMAYEEYMRQLVQPMRDELVRAGFRELRTSEEVEQFMEKAEGTTFVFVNSVCGCAAGLARPAATQAVLRSEKKPDHLVTVFAGQDKEATAKMREYFVGYPPSSPSMALVKGKEVVHFIPREDIEFHSMEEVMENVLAAFDKHCG; encoded by the coding sequence ATGTCGATGGCGTACGAAGAATATATGCGTCAGCTCGTGCAGCCGATGCGTGATGAGCTCGTCCGCGCTGGCTTCCGCGAACTGCGCACGAGCGAGGAAGTGGAACAGTTTATGGAGAAAGCGGAAGGAACGACCTTTGTCTTTGTCAACTCGGTGTGCGGATGCGCTGCTGGGTTGGCGCGCCCGGCGGCGACGCAGGCGGTGCTGCGGAGCGAGAAAAAACCGGATCATTTAGTCACGGTGTTTGCCGGCCAAGATAAAGAGGCGACAGCGAAAATGCGCGAGTATTTTGTCGGCTATCCGCCGTCCTCGCCGTCGATGGCGCTTGTAAAGGGAAAAGAAGTCGTTCATTTCATTCCGCGCGAAGACATCGAGTTTCATTCGATGGAAGAGGTCATGGAAAACGTGTTAGCCGCATTTGACAAACATTGCGGCTGA